One Glycine max cultivar Williams 82 chromosome 3, Glycine_max_v4.0, whole genome shotgun sequence DNA window includes the following coding sequences:
- the LOC102663635 gene encoding uncharacterized protein yields the protein METEKKRSKGSFLSFFDWNTKSRKKLVWNDPEVSKQGKENVENLPKSRLTRKKVDEIGASPSNIQSCDFDSTLSICSDEGCGSKAPGLVARLMGLDSLPAAAATELSCTSLYGSKSHGASHCNEGALHSVDDFFPADYINTLLKPEKSSLEVMESRARKVENLPIKRFQTEMLPPKSAKPIPVTHNKLLSPIKSPSILPPKNAAHVMEAAAKIIEASPRPYSRNRTALTEPSSVPLRILNLKERFEAAQYISLPGKLENLSNSYPANGKLSERSSNLYKCTSAFKGSRVLEKNSSCHSASKGKSVSLTIQAKNNAHSRDTLISNGDRKCMKQREKNDIKSNQLSRSQKPSTQKAMQQRPCSSRNSNVLGQNNQKQNSMAAKGKSTSTIDSNKPTTRASSPETSGIRKTMNKGAKTANIQPKRSSSRATDNQKQFPRSKAVSISQKKKISRDVHEARGPDEVNNFGSKSIKCNFTTDGSFDQDAFNMKESKDVISFTFTSPLRRSMPESSSSTEQVMGTRNRIDVNSIGHSDNLYPKKLSLSPPGQPMIDSDALSVLLDKKLQELTSRINLPQCTLATEGSSTGLRSSVQDQVPSVSSNTPKEQDKSFCSDLSSDKLDSMHNSHYCSSDDPVLNMNQQLLTSEVSEDPSCSSNSESGNDLVCWHSTAVAGFETPFVSESYLDSEDSAYGSTVYSSTQDEEVSSFTLISESVSLESEVKGSEQSSSPLGGGNMAIKQISRTSNSVDFKRSRNTVLEYVHDILCNAEFTAEEFVTGQTSTLIMPNVFDLLENQIYGTENFGEDYSKLERKAIFDCASEFLELRCKQAFVGTCKAWPGWVMSVQRKSWMAEELYKELLGIRSMEETMVDELVTKDMSSGCGKWLDFDVEAFEEGLEVEGDIMSYLVNELVSDLLLV from the exons ATGGAGACGGAGAAAAAACGTTCCAAGGGAAGCTTCCTTAGCTTCTTTGATTGGAACACCAAATCTCGAAAGAAGCTGGTTTGGAACGATCCTG AGGTTTCAAAGCAAGGGAAGGAAAATGTGGAGAACTTACCGAAGTCACGGCTCACTAGG AAAAAAGTGGATGAAATTGGAGCAAGTCCAAGTAACATTCAAAGTTGTGATTTTGACAGTACCCTCTCAATTTGTAGTGATGAAGGATGTGGGAGTAAAGCCCCTGGGTTAGTAGCGAGACTCATGGGTCTGGATTCATTGCCAGCTGCAGCAGCCACTGAGCTCTCCTGTACTTCATTGTATGGCTCTAAATCTCATGGAGCTTCACATTGTAATGAGGGTGCTCTTCACTCAGTGGATGACTTTTTCCCTGCAGACTACATAAACACACTGCTTAAGCCAGAGAAGTCTTCTTTGGAAGTCATGGAATCAAGGGCACGAAAAGTGGAAAACCTTCCAATAAAGAGATTTCAAACTGAAATGTTGCCTCCAAAGTCAGCTAAACCCATTCCAGTTACTCACAATAAACTGTTGTCTCCTATCAAGAGTCCTAGTATTCTGCCACCAAAGAATGCAGCTCATGTAATGGAGGCAGCTGCTAAGATAATTGAGGCAAGCCCTCGGCCATATTCGAGGAATAGAACAGCATTAACTGAGCCTTCATCTGTTCCCTTGAGAATTCTCAATTTGAAAGAGAGATTTGAAGCTGCACAATATATATCCTTGCCTGGAAAGCTCGAGAATCTGAGCAATTCCTATCCTGCAAATGGCAAGCTTAGTGAGAGGAGCAGTAATTTGTATAAATGCACTTCAGCATTCAAGGGTTcaagagttttagaaaaaaatagttcTTGCCATTCAGCCAGTAAAGGAAAATCAGTTTCACTTACAATACAAGCCAAAAACAATGCTCATAGTAGAGATACATTGATTTCAAATGGTGATAGGAAATGCATGAAACAGAGAGAGAAGAATGACATAAAGTCAAATCAACTCTCAAGGAGCCAGAAACCAAGTACACAAAAAGCTATGCAGCAGAGACCTTGCTCAAGCCGGAATAGCAATGTGCTTGGGCAGAATAATCAAAAGCAAAATAGCATGGCTGCCAAGGGTAAATCAACTTCAACAATAGATTCCAATAAGCCAACAACACGAGCTTCATCTCCAGAAACTTCTGGAATAAGGAAGACAATGAACAAGGGTGCTAAAACTGCAAATATTCAACCTAAAAGGTCAAGCAGTAGGGCAACTGACAACCAAAAGCAGTTTCCAAGATCCAAAGCAGTGAGTATTTCCCAGAAGAAAAAGATTAGCAGAGATGTTCATGAGGCAAGAGGTCCTGATGAAGTAAATAATTTTGGAAGTAAGTCCattaaatgcaattttacgACTGATGGAAGTTTTGATCAGGATGCATTTAACATGAAAGAAAGCAAGGATgttatttcatttacatttacatCTCCCTTGAGGAGAAGCATGCCTGAGTCATCATCCTCTACTGAGCAAGTGATGGGAACCAGAAATAGAATTGATGTCAACTCTATTGGGCATAGTGATAATCTTTATcccaaaaaattatcattatctcCGCCAGGGCAACCTATGATAGATAGTGATGCTTTAAGTGTCCTGTTGGACAAAAAGCTGCAAGAATTGACATCTAGAATTAACTTACCTCAATGTACCTTGGCCACAGAAGGGTCTTCTACTGGTTTGAGATCTAGTGTGCAAGATCAAGTTCCCAGTGTGTCAAGCAACACGCCTAAGGAACAAGACAAAAGCTTTTGCAGTGACCTGTCTAGTGATAAACTGGATAGCATGCATAACTCTCATTATTGTTCAAGTGATGACCCAGTGCTTAACATGAATCAGCAACTGCTG ACATCAGAAGTAAGTGAAGATCCTAGCTGTAGCAGCAACAGTGAAAGTGGAAATGATCTAGTTTGTTGGCATTCCACTGCTGTTGCAGGTTTTGAAACTCCTTTTGTCAGCGAAAGTTACTTGGATAGTGAAGACAGTGCATATG GCAGCACAGTTTATTCTTCCACACAAGATGAAGAAGTATCTAGTTTTACCCTGATAAGTgaatctgtatcacttgaaagTGAGGTGAAAGGGTCAGAGCAAAGCTCTTCACCATTGGGGGGTGGAAATATGGCCATCAAACAAATAAGTAGAACATCAAATTCGGTTGATTTTAAAAGATCAAGGAACACAGTACTTGAATATGTACATGATATTCTTTGCAATGCAGAGTTTACGGCAGAAGAATTTGTCACGGGTCAAACTAGTACACTCATAATGCCAAATGTCTTTGATCTGTTGGAGAATCAGATTTATGGAACTGAAAACTTCGGAGAAGATTACTCTAAGCTTGAAAGGAAGGCTATATTTGACTGTGCGAGTGAGTTCCTAGAGTTGAGATGTAAGCAAGCTTTTGTTGGAACGTGCAAAGCATGGCCTGGATGGGTGATGTCAGTTCAGAGGAAGAGCTGGATGGCAGAGGAACTGTACAAGGAGTTGCTGGGTATTAGAAGCATGGAAGAGACAATGGTGGATGAGCTTGTCACCAAGGACATGAGCTCTGGATGTGGGAAATGGCTTGACTTTGATGTTGAAGCATTTGAAGAGGGTTTAGAGGTTGAGGGGGACATTATGTCTTATTTGGTTAATGAATTGGTTTCTGATTTGTTACTTGTCTAA